Proteins encoded together in one Corallococcus silvisoli window:
- a CDS encoding SCO family protein, translating to MMPPSLKQALFALALTCAPFARAQEDVRVPLPAPAAAPAPGSLEVTVPDVPLVDQHGRQVKLWTDLVRGQTVAINFIFTRCKTICTPMTATLARARKELGEKSNARFISITLDVNNDTPERLAKFAEPFHPGPDWSFLTGEPAKVKEALVALGGYVPDKESHRPLVLIGNALTNKWTRVDGLGSPSRIVEALREAQASSAAPSELTALDGTAAQDAAAAKYFTNTELVDQNGKTHRFYEDLVRGRTVLINFAFTSCKGACSPITQHLAEVQKKLAGRMGKDLHMLTLSVDPTNDTPKSLAKFAKKFGAQPGWYFLTGSRENITLVLKKLGGYAEKPDEHNTTLLIGDAATGMWVKSPAMAMADNIVAAVEHLNDPK from the coding sequence ATGATGCCTCCCTCCCTGAAGCAGGCGCTGTTCGCCCTGGCGCTGACGTGCGCGCCGTTCGCCCGCGCGCAGGAGGACGTCCGCGTTCCCCTGCCCGCTCCGGCCGCGGCGCCGGCCCCGGGCTCGCTGGAGGTGACGGTGCCGGACGTCCCGCTGGTGGATCAGCATGGCCGGCAGGTGAAGCTGTGGACGGACCTGGTGCGCGGACAGACCGTGGCCATCAACTTCATCTTCACGCGCTGCAAGACCATCTGCACGCCGATGACCGCCACGCTCGCGCGCGCACGCAAGGAGCTGGGGGAGAAGTCCAACGCGCGCTTCATCTCCATCACGCTGGACGTGAACAACGACACGCCGGAGCGGCTGGCGAAGTTCGCGGAGCCCTTCCACCCCGGGCCGGACTGGTCCTTCCTCACCGGAGAGCCCGCGAAGGTGAAGGAGGCGCTGGTGGCGCTGGGCGGGTACGTGCCGGACAAGGAGTCGCACCGGCCGCTGGTGCTCATCGGCAACGCGCTCACGAACAAGTGGACCCGCGTGGACGGGCTGGGCAGTCCCTCGCGAATCGTGGAGGCCCTGCGCGAGGCCCAGGCCTCCTCCGCCGCCCCCTCCGAGCTGACGGCCCTGGACGGCACCGCCGCCCAGGACGCCGCGGCCGCGAAGTACTTCACCAACACGGAGCTGGTGGATCAGAACGGCAAGACCCACCGCTTCTACGAGGACCTGGTGCGCGGCCGGACGGTGCTCATCAACTTCGCCTTCACGTCCTGCAAGGGCGCGTGCTCCCCCATCACGCAGCACCTGGCGGAGGTGCAGAAGAAGCTCGCGGGGCGCATGGGCAAGGACCTCCACATGCTCACGCTCTCGGTGGACCCCACGAACGACACGCCGAAGAGCCTGGCGAAGTTCGCCAAGAAGTTCGGTGCCCAGCCAGGGTGGTACTTCCTCACGGGCTCGCGGGAGAACATCACGCTCGTGCTGAAGAAGCTCGGCGGCTACGCGGAGAAGCCTGACGAGCACAACACCACGCTGCTCATTGGCGATGCGGCCACCGGCATGTGGGTCAAGTCGCCGGCCATGGCGATGGCCGATAACATCGTCGCCGCGGTGGAACACCTGAACGATCCGAAGTGA
- a CDS encoding response regulator transcription factor: protein MRLLLVEDEAKMVLLLRRGLEEEGHSLDVCSRGSEALALGHPEDYDVIVLDWSLPDTDGMTLLKGWREAGVRTPVLMLTARGTTADKVLGLRSGADDYLVKPFDFEELLARLEVLRRRGEAKEGVVRMGELVLEPGRRLLRMGAREESLTAREFALFSALVRHPGEPQVRARLMEQTWGPDFDGSANVLDVYVGYLRAKLERLDAAHVAIRSVRGVGYKLVVESSGRPVA, encoded by the coding sequence ATGAGACTCCTGCTCGTCGAAGACGAAGCGAAGATGGTGCTCCTTCTCCGCCGGGGCCTGGAGGAGGAGGGGCACTCCCTGGACGTCTGCTCGCGAGGGAGCGAAGCGCTCGCATTGGGCCACCCGGAAGACTACGACGTCATCGTCCTGGACTGGTCGCTTCCGGACACCGACGGCATGACGCTGCTCAAGGGCTGGCGCGAGGCGGGCGTCCGCACTCCGGTGCTGATGCTGACGGCGCGAGGCACCACGGCGGACAAGGTGCTGGGGCTGCGCTCGGGCGCGGATGACTACCTGGTGAAGCCCTTCGACTTCGAGGAGCTGCTGGCGCGGCTGGAGGTGCTGCGGCGCCGGGGCGAGGCGAAGGAAGGCGTGGTGCGCATGGGGGAGCTGGTGTTGGAGCCCGGCCGCCGGCTGCTGCGCATGGGGGCTCGCGAGGAGTCGCTCACCGCGCGGGAGTTCGCGCTCTTCAGCGCGCTCGTGCGCCATCCTGGTGAACCGCAGGTGCGCGCGCGGCTGATGGAGCAGACGTGGGGGCCGGACTTCGACGGCAGCGCCAACGTGCTCGACGTGTACGTGGGCTACCTGCGCGCGAAGTTGGAGCGCCTGGATGCCGCGCACGTGGCCATCCGCTCCGTGCGCGGCGTGGGCTACAAGCTCGTGGTGGAGTCCTCCGGGCGGCCCGTCGCGTGA
- a CDS encoding FAD-binding oxidoreductase: MTGALPCVHPWDREAFVSDDVVQALSRVLPAESLVTDPDVLAAHRNDQAEWAPSGMPRVLVRPASTAEVQAVLRVATALRVPVVARGAGSGLSGGANASEGCIVLSLLRMNRILEVDRRALLAVVQPGALNGAVKAAAAEAGLWYAPDPASWEFSSIGGNLATNAGGLCCVKYGVTGDAVMGLEAVLADGSVVRTGGRTVKNVAGYDLTRLFVGSEGTLGILTEATLRLRPRPPKATTLVAAFPTLVAAGTAVCDIMERTRPSLLELMDRTTVRAVEAWKPMGLDVDAAALLLARSDAGGAQGEEELGTMVAACERAGATFVMNTADEAEGELLMGARRFAFPALEQRGATLLDDVGVPVSRIPELLEAVERIAERHAVVIGTFGHAGDGNMHPTVVFDRKDPEALARAKAAFDDILRAALDLGGTITGEHGVGSLKRAFLGSQLGPETLRLHQAIKGALDPLGILNPGKLL; encoded by the coding sequence ATGACGGGTGCCCTGCCCTGCGTTCATCCCTGGGACCGGGAGGCATTCGTGTCGGACGACGTGGTGCAGGCGCTTTCCAGGGTGTTGCCGGCGGAGTCCCTTGTCACCGACCCGGACGTGCTCGCGGCGCACCGGAACGATCAGGCGGAGTGGGCCCCCTCCGGCATGCCTCGCGTGCTCGTGCGGCCCGCCTCCACGGCGGAGGTGCAGGCCGTGCTTCGCGTCGCCACGGCCCTGCGGGTGCCGGTGGTGGCCCGGGGCGCGGGCTCGGGCCTGTCCGGGGGCGCGAACGCCAGCGAGGGGTGCATCGTCCTGTCGCTCCTGCGGATGAACCGCATCCTGGAGGTGGACCGGCGTGCCCTTCTGGCGGTGGTCCAGCCCGGGGCGCTCAATGGCGCGGTGAAGGCCGCCGCGGCGGAAGCGGGCCTCTGGTACGCGCCGGATCCGGCGAGCTGGGAGTTCTCGTCCATTGGCGGCAACCTCGCGACCAACGCGGGGGGCCTGTGCTGCGTGAAGTACGGCGTGACGGGCGACGCGGTGATGGGCTTGGAGGCGGTGCTCGCGGACGGCTCCGTCGTGCGCACGGGTGGGCGCACGGTGAAGAACGTCGCGGGCTATGACCTCACGCGGCTCTTCGTCGGCTCCGAGGGCACGCTGGGCATCCTCACGGAGGCCACGCTGCGGCTGCGCCCCCGGCCCCCGAAGGCGACGACGCTCGTGGCCGCGTTCCCCACGCTCGTGGCCGCGGGCACGGCCGTCTGCGACATCATGGAGCGGACGCGCCCCTCCCTGCTGGAGTTGATGGACCGGACCACCGTGCGCGCCGTCGAAGCCTGGAAGCCCATGGGCCTGGATGTGGACGCCGCGGCCCTGCTGCTGGCGCGCTCCGACGCGGGCGGCGCGCAGGGCGAGGAGGAGCTGGGGACGATGGTGGCCGCCTGCGAGCGGGCCGGAGCGACCTTCGTGATGAACACCGCGGACGAGGCGGAGGGCGAGCTGCTCATGGGCGCGCGCCGGTTCGCCTTCCCCGCGCTGGAGCAGCGCGGGGCGACGCTGCTGGACGACGTGGGCGTTCCCGTCTCACGCATCCCGGAGTTGCTGGAGGCGGTCGAGCGCATCGCGGAGCGGCACGCGGTGGTCATTGGAACGTTCGGCCACGCGGGCGATGGGAACATGCACCCCACCGTCGTCTTCGACCGGAAGGACCCCGAGGCGCTGGCGCGGGCGAAGGCCGCGTTCGACGACATCCTGCGCGCGGCGCTGGACCTGGGGGGCACCATCACGGGTGAGCATGGCGTTGGGTCGCTCAAGCGCGCGTTCCTGGGTTCCCAGCTGGGCCCGGAGACGCTGCGCCTCCACCAGGCGATCAAGGGCGCGCTCGACCCGCTGGGCATCCTCAACCCCGGGAAGCTGTTGTGA
- a CDS encoding sensor histidine kinase, whose product MRLTRRLWLLGALLPSLATLGALLVAGQLFRADLESSLDRALLAQAAVESVSLFDGPGQKVHLHMAVSPLVEQVRPFAPQGYLYQSDGKLVMRYPPIAEGAPEEPRRVPGTHEGPPVLSTRVARDGSRWREVMVNVSSPQGEWYGLRLLASLGQVDRSVDSYFRLAFSLAAVTGLLLLGVQTLQARRLSRRLAAIRLNLERLREGNLTPPTEADAGQDEIGQLSAALAEATARVRGAREAQERLIANAAHELRTPLALMRTSMDLGLRRERSPEELRDALQDARSEVDRLALLADTLLDMATAGRGSWDRKKGDLCALLTQAVEGSRAEAERRGLLVHLEAPDRAEAWFDAGSLRQAVDNLLGNALKFSPRGGEIHVRLTLDGVLHRVSVADAGPGIPPSDHVAVFEPFHRVASAEAMPGVGLGLAIVQEVARRHGGRAYVAPEVRRGTEMVLELPTAPRAGT is encoded by the coding sequence GTGAGGCTGACCCGACGCCTGTGGCTGCTCGGGGCGCTCTTGCCCTCGCTGGCAACGTTGGGGGCGCTGCTCGTGGCGGGGCAGCTGTTCCGCGCGGACCTGGAGAGCTCGCTGGACCGGGCCCTGCTCGCCCAGGCGGCGGTGGAGAGCGTGAGCCTCTTCGACGGGCCGGGGCAGAAGGTGCACCTGCACATGGCCGTCTCACCGCTGGTGGAGCAGGTGCGTCCCTTCGCGCCCCAGGGCTACCTGTATCAGTCGGATGGCAAGCTGGTGATGCGCTATCCACCCATCGCCGAGGGCGCTCCCGAGGAGCCGCGCCGTGTGCCGGGCACCCACGAGGGGCCTCCCGTCCTCTCCACGCGGGTGGCACGGGATGGGAGCCGCTGGCGCGAGGTGATGGTCAACGTGTCCTCGCCGCAGGGCGAGTGGTACGGGCTGCGGTTGCTGGCGTCGCTGGGGCAGGTGGATCGCTCGGTGGACTCGTATTTCCGTCTGGCGTTCTCGCTGGCCGCGGTGACGGGGCTGTTGCTGCTGGGCGTGCAGACGCTCCAGGCGCGGCGGCTGTCGCGGCGGTTGGCGGCCATCCGGCTGAACCTCGAGCGGCTTCGCGAAGGGAACCTCACTCCGCCCACGGAGGCCGACGCGGGGCAGGATGAGATTGGCCAGTTGAGCGCGGCGCTCGCGGAGGCCACCGCCCGGGTGCGGGGCGCGCGCGAAGCGCAGGAGCGGCTGATCGCGAACGCCGCCCATGAGCTGCGCACGCCGCTGGCGCTCATGCGCACCAGCATGGACCTGGGGCTGCGGCGCGAACGGAGTCCGGAGGAGCTGCGAGACGCGCTCCAGGACGCGAGGTCGGAGGTGGACCGGCTGGCGCTGCTCGCGGACACGCTGCTGGACATGGCCACCGCGGGGCGCGGCTCGTGGGACCGGAAGAAGGGCGACCTGTGCGCGCTGCTGACGCAGGCGGTGGAAGGCTCCCGCGCGGAGGCCGAGCGTCGCGGCCTGCTCGTGCACCTGGAGGCCCCGGACCGCGCGGAGGCGTGGTTCGACGCGGGCAGCCTGCGGCAGGCGGTGGACAACCTGCTGGGCAACGCGCTCAAGTTCTCACCCCGGGGTGGGGAGATCCACGTCCGGCTGACCCTGGATGGTGTGCTCCACCGGGTGAGCGTCGCGGACGCAGGCCCGGGCATTCCCCCGTCGGATCATGTCGCGGTCTTCGAGCCGTTCCATCGCGTGGCGAGCGCGGAGGCCATGCCCGGCGTGGGGCTGGGCCTCGCCATCGTCCAGGAGGTCGCGCGGCGCCACGGCGGCCGGGCCTACGTGGCACCCGAGGTGAGGCGTGGCACCGAGATGGTGCTGGAGCTCCCCACCGCGCCGCGAGCCGGCACGTGA
- a CDS encoding AlkA N-terminal domain-containing protein: MNGLDPAACYRALTTRDARFDGRFFTAVKTTRIYCRPICPARPPRFENCTFFPTAAAAQEAGFRPCLRCRPETSPTLAPWRGTSATVSRAMALIADGLLDADDASVEVLAARLGVGGRQLRRLFQQHLGASPLAVAQTRRVLFARQLIHESSLSMGEVALASGFGSVRRFNAVFQSLYGRPPGALRRTRAAPATSSVPTVTLLIPYRPPYDWEALMAHLGARSLTGMEHVESGRYLRAFSNAWGQGAVEVSPAPGLDALSATLRVSDVRMLPSVVAQVRRVFDVGADVEAIHSHLSTDALLAPLVTARPGLRAPGGWDGFELAVRAILGQQVTVSAARGLGQRLLAVHGEPLGLELTGDARLQRAFPRPQALATADLTGLGMPAARARTLSHLAAAAAADPALFQPGPSLADTVARFTRLPGIGEWTAQYIALRAVRETDAFPASDVALLRAATEADGPRPTPEALLQRAEAWSPWRAYAAQHLWTADATRARTTAAPLANASQRKRSPATPAPASDSTRPVAPAPAKRDAHARTPALLH, encoded by the coding sequence ATGAACGGCCTGGACCCCGCCGCTTGCTACCGTGCGCTGACCACGCGGGACGCCCGCTTCGACGGGCGCTTCTTCACCGCCGTGAAGACGACGCGCATCTACTGCCGCCCCATCTGCCCGGCCCGCCCCCCGCGCTTCGAGAACTGCACGTTCTTCCCCACCGCCGCCGCCGCGCAGGAGGCCGGCTTCCGCCCGTGCCTCCGGTGCCGGCCGGAGACCTCGCCCACCCTGGCCCCGTGGCGCGGCACCTCCGCCACCGTCTCCCGCGCCATGGCCCTCATCGCGGACGGGCTGCTCGATGCCGATGACGCGAGCGTGGAAGTGCTCGCCGCCCGGCTCGGCGTCGGCGGTCGTCAATTGCGGCGGCTCTTCCAGCAACACCTGGGCGCCTCGCCCCTCGCCGTGGCCCAGACACGCCGCGTCCTCTTCGCCCGCCAGCTCATCCACGAGTCCTCCCTGTCCATGGGAGAGGTCGCCCTCGCGTCCGGCTTCGGGAGCGTCCGGCGCTTCAACGCCGTCTTCCAATCCCTCTACGGCCGCCCACCCGGCGCCCTCCGCCGTACCCGCGCCGCTCCCGCGACCTCCTCCGTCCCCACGGTGACGCTCCTCATCCCCTACCGGCCGCCCTATGACTGGGAGGCCTTGATGGCCCACCTGGGCGCCCGCTCGCTCACCGGCATGGAGCACGTCGAATCCGGGCGCTACCTGCGCGCCTTCTCCAATGCCTGGGGCCAGGGTGCCGTGGAGGTCTCCCCCGCTCCGGGGCTCGACGCACTGAGCGCCACCCTGCGCGTCAGCGACGTGAGGATGCTGCCCTCCGTCGTCGCCCAGGTCCGGCGCGTCTTCGACGTGGGCGCGGATGTGGAGGCCATCCATTCGCACCTGTCGACGGATGCCCTGCTCGCTCCCCTCGTGACCGCCCGCCCCGGGCTTCGCGCGCCCGGGGGCTGGGATGGCTTCGAGCTCGCGGTCCGCGCCATCCTGGGTCAGCAGGTGACCGTCTCCGCCGCCCGGGGACTGGGGCAGCGGCTCCTCGCCGTCCACGGCGAGCCCCTGGGCCTGGAGCTCACCGGCGATGCTCGGCTCCAGCGCGCGTTCCCCAGGCCGCAGGCGCTCGCCACGGCGGACCTCACCGGACTGGGCATGCCAGCCGCCCGGGCCCGCACGCTCTCCCACCTCGCCGCGGCGGCCGCGGCGGATCCCGCCCTCTTCCAACCCGGCCCCTCGCTCGCGGACACCGTCGCGCGCTTCACGCGCCTGCCTGGAATCGGCGAATGGACCGCCCAGTACATCGCCCTTCGCGCCGTCCGGGAGACGGATGCCTTCCCGGCCTCCGACGTCGCCCTGCTGCGCGCCGCGACGGAGGCCGACGGCCCACGCCCCACGCCGGAAGCCCTCCTCCAGCGCGCTGAAGCATGGAGCCCGTGGCGAGCCTACGCCGCCCAGCACCTCTGGACCGCGGATGCGACCCGTGCGCGGACGACGGCCGCGCCCCTCGCCAACGCCAGCCAGCGAAAGCGGTCCCCTGCCACTCCCGCGCCGGCCTCGGACTCCACCCGGCCCGTCGCGCCCGCCCCCGCCAAACGAGACGCCCATGCCCGCACGCCTGCGCTTCTTCATTGA
- a CDS encoding VOC family protein, with protein MGTKIFVNLPVESLDRAVGFFTKLGYRFNAQFTNDNATCMVITEDIYAMLLVKPFFKSFIKKEIADAKKSTEVIIALTAESRAAVDALLEKALAAGAKESKEKMDQGFMYQRSFEDLDGHQWESFWMDPAAIQPQQ; from the coding sequence ATGGGCACGAAGATCTTCGTCAACCTCCCCGTCGAGTCGCTGGATCGCGCGGTCGGGTTCTTCACGAAGCTGGGCTACAGGTTCAACGCCCAGTTCACCAACGACAACGCGACGTGCATGGTCATCACCGAGGACATCTACGCGATGTTGCTGGTGAAGCCCTTCTTCAAGAGCTTCATCAAGAAGGAGATCGCGGACGCGAAGAAGTCCACCGAGGTCATCATCGCCCTGACGGCGGAGAGCCGGGCCGCGGTGGACGCGCTGCTGGAGAAGGCGCTGGCGGCGGGCGCGAAGGAGAGCAAGGAGAAGATGGACCAGGGCTTCATGTACCAGCGCAGCTTCGAGGACCTGGACGGGCACCAGTGGGAGAGCTTCTGGATGGATCCGGCCGCCATCCAGCCGCAGCAGTAG
- a CDS encoding restriction endonuclease, with translation MPVPDYQSLMLPLLERLADGQEHLVREVREEVALALRLSEAERTELLPSGKQAVFDNRLGWAKTYMDKAGLLRSVRRGVFQITERGKNVLDQKPAALDTEALLRFDGFKDFVTRGTEGDVADASRTALDVPVDSAAITPEEALERAYKDLRKKTEAELLAATLQASPRFFERLVVELLVKMGYGGSLEDAGKALGGSHDGGVDGMIKEDPLGLGVIYIQAKRWQNTVGRPDVQGFAGSLEGERARKGVFITTSSFSKEAREYVARIDKKIVLIDGARLSGLMFDFGIGVNAVGSYELKRVDSDFFSEE, from the coding sequence ATGCCCGTCCCCGACTACCAGTCCCTGATGCTCCCGCTCCTGGAGCGGCTCGCGGATGGACAGGAGCACCTCGTGCGCGAGGTGCGCGAGGAGGTTGCCCTCGCCCTGCGCCTCTCCGAGGCGGAACGCACGGAGCTGCTCCCCAGTGGCAAGCAGGCCGTCTTCGACAACCGGCTCGGTTGGGCCAAGACCTACATGGACAAGGCGGGCCTGCTCCGTTCGGTCCGCCGTGGCGTGTTCCAGATCACCGAACGCGGCAAGAACGTGCTCGACCAGAAGCCCGCGGCCCTCGACACGGAGGCGCTGCTGCGCTTCGACGGGTTCAAGGACTTCGTCACGCGCGGCACCGAGGGGGACGTGGCCGACGCATCCCGGACCGCCCTGGACGTGCCTGTCGACTCCGCGGCCATCACCCCCGAGGAGGCGCTGGAGCGTGCCTACAAGGACCTGCGCAAGAAGACCGAGGCGGAGCTGTTGGCCGCGACGCTGCAAGCCAGTCCCCGCTTCTTCGAACGGCTCGTGGTCGAACTGCTCGTGAAGATGGGGTACGGCGGCTCCCTCGAGGACGCGGGCAAGGCGCTGGGCGGCAGCCACGATGGCGGCGTGGACGGGATGATCAAGGAGGACCCCCTGGGCCTCGGTGTCATCTACATCCAGGCCAAGCGCTGGCAGAACACCGTGGGTCGTCCCGACGTGCAGGGCTTCGCGGGGTCGCTCGAAGGGGAGCGCGCGCGCAAGGGCGTCTTCATCACGACCTCCAGCTTCTCCAAGGAGGCGCGGGAGTACGTGGCGCGCATCGACAAGAAGATCGTCCTCATCGACGGCGCGCGGCTCTCGGGGTTGATGTTCGATTTCGGCATCGGCGTGAACGCGGTGGGCTCCTACGAACTCAAGCGCGTGGACTCCGACTTCTTCTCGGAGGAGTAG
- a CDS encoding GNAT family N-acetyltransferase gives MSPVTFRYATVADLPAILKLLADDAIARTRTGYTELPVPAVRAAFDEISADPNNELIVGERDGEILATLQLTYIPGLSQGGMRRALVEAVRVRSDLRGQRIGEALMLDAMERARARGCGVMQLTTDKRRLDAHRFYKRLGFEASHEGMKRPL, from the coding sequence ATGTCCCCCGTCACCTTCCGTTACGCCACCGTCGCGGACCTGCCCGCGATCCTCAAGCTGCTCGCGGATGACGCCATCGCGCGAACGCGCACGGGCTACACCGAGCTGCCGGTCCCCGCCGTGCGCGCCGCGTTCGATGAGATCTCCGCCGACCCGAACAACGAGCTCATCGTGGGCGAGCGGGATGGAGAGATCCTCGCCACCTTGCAGCTCACGTACATCCCGGGCCTGAGCCAGGGCGGGATGCGTCGCGCGCTGGTGGAGGCCGTGCGCGTGCGCTCGGACCTGCGGGGACAGCGCATCGGCGAGGCGTTGATGCTGGATGCGATGGAGCGCGCCCGGGCGCGGGGCTGCGGCGTGATGCAGCTCACCACCGACAAGCGCCGCCTCGATGCCCATCGCTTCTACAAGCGGCTGGGCTTCGAGGCGAGCCATGAAGGCATGAAGCGCCCGCTCTGA
- a CDS encoding ABC transporter substrate-binding protein: MRRMRGGGRGHDGVLRWSARFALVAALLLSACKREAPRPAVTPAGLKQGRGLFQQGQSPHGAALTGFLGPERVELEGAVAACARCHGPSGRGSREGGVEVPDITPGSLHHARARGLEDTVDRSRPAYTRATLLRAITEGTSASGRPLGVAMPRYELAEADADALLAYLQALDVATDPGLSSTTLTVGAALPLSGRLGPVGQEVQAVVRAVFADVNARGGIFRRRLELVVEDDAALYATAASSEGADATARLLDRDVFALVASVRPARLASDTRLEREGVPLVLPLPLDSGPLPEEGPVFFLYPEASALARIAVQHLAATSEPELRRQPLAVVHPGDEAGRAWWEAVRAEAGRRELAPPLDWGAASAVERTAATPPFAVLYTGTPEGLSALLKSLEARSLRVPVFAPATLADPRLPGLMDGRLTFLSPVGLGARAPDMEVLTAFMDRHGLKPAHPAFQLGAYAAARVFVEAVTRAGADLTRAGLQLQLEALRDFDTGVSPPVSFGANRRVGVQGAQLAKMDAATGRLVAASDWIPLSP, translated from the coding sequence ATGCGGCGGATGCGCGGTGGTGGGAGGGGGCATGACGGCGTGCTCCGGTGGAGCGCGAGGTTCGCGCTGGTGGCGGCGCTGCTGCTGTCCGCATGCAAGCGCGAAGCACCGCGCCCGGCCGTCACGCCCGCCGGGTTGAAGCAGGGGCGCGGGCTCTTCCAGCAGGGCCAGTCCCCCCACGGCGCGGCGCTCACGGGCTTCCTGGGCCCGGAGCGCGTGGAGCTGGAGGGGGCCGTCGCCGCGTGCGCCCGCTGCCATGGGCCCTCCGGCCGGGGGAGCCGCGAGGGTGGCGTGGAGGTGCCGGACATCACGCCTGGCTCGCTCCACCATGCGCGCGCGCGGGGGTTGGAGGACACCGTGGACCGCTCGCGACCGGCGTACACCCGCGCCACGTTGCTGCGCGCCATCACGGAGGGCACCTCCGCCAGCGGCCGGCCCCTGGGCGTGGCCATGCCGCGCTACGAGCTCGCGGAAGCGGATGCGGACGCGCTGCTCGCGTACCTCCAGGCGCTGGACGTGGCGACGGACCCCGGCCTCTCCTCGACGACGCTCACGGTGGGCGCGGCGCTGCCGTTGAGCGGACGCCTGGGGCCAGTGGGACAAGAGGTCCAGGCGGTGGTGCGCGCGGTGTTCGCGGACGTGAATGCCCGGGGCGGCATCTTCCGGCGCCGACTGGAGCTGGTGGTGGAGGACGACGCGGCGCTGTACGCAACGGCCGCGTCCTCCGAGGGCGCGGACGCGACGGCGCGGCTGCTGGACCGGGACGTCTTCGCGCTGGTGGCCAGCGTCCGGCCCGCGCGGCTCGCGTCCGATACGCGGTTGGAGCGCGAGGGCGTGCCGCTGGTGCTCCCCCTGCCCTTGGACTCCGGACCGCTCCCGGAGGAGGGCCCGGTCTTCTTTCTCTATCCGGAGGCCTCGGCCCTGGCGCGCATCGCCGTGCAGCACCTGGCCGCCACGTCCGAGCCGGAGCTGCGCCGCCAGCCTCTCGCGGTGGTGCACCCAGGGGATGAGGCCGGCCGCGCATGGTGGGAGGCCGTGCGCGCGGAGGCGGGGCGCAGGGAGCTGGCCCCTCCGCTCGACTGGGGCGCGGCGTCAGCGGTGGAGCGGACCGCGGCCACGCCGCCCTTCGCGGTGCTGTACACGGGCACCCCGGAGGGCCTGAGCGCGCTGCTGAAATCCCTGGAGGCGCGTTCGCTCCGCGTCCCGGTGTTCGCGCCCGCGACGCTCGCGGATCCACGGCTGCCGGGGCTCATGGACGGGCGCCTCACCTTCCTGTCCCCCGTCGGGTTGGGCGCGCGCGCGCCCGACATGGAAGTGCTCACGGCGTTCATGGATCGCCATGGCCTGAAGCCGGCGCATCCCGCGTTCCAGCTGGGTGCCTACGCGGCGGCGCGGGTGTTCGTGGAGGCCGTGACCCGCGCGGGCGCGGACCTCACACGCGCGGGCCTTCAGCTGCAACTGGAGGCCCTGCGGGACTTCGACACGGGGGTGTCGCCACCCGTCAGCTTCGGCGCGAACCGCCGGGTGGGCGTGCAAGGCGCCCAGCTCGCGAAGATGGACGCGGCGACGGGTCGGCTCGTGGCCGCGTCGGATTGGATTCCGCTGTCGCCCTGA
- a CDS encoding YHYH domain-containing protein, with protein sequence MRLDKKTWLGMTVITGLVCSHFAWAHPGRTNSSGCHNERRTGGYHCHGGGGWSAPAAAAAPAPTRIQVIAIPRARVWINGTFVGMSPTPVVRVEGTKKVQVLLEHAALGRHETTTTLDAGETTLLTVRW encoded by the coding sequence ATGAGGCTCGACAAGAAGACATGGCTCGGAATGACTGTCATCACCGGGCTGGTCTGCTCCCACTTCGCCTGGGCGCATCCGGGACGGACCAACAGCTCCGGCTGTCACAATGAAAGACGCACGGGCGGATATCATTGCCATGGCGGTGGTGGTTGGAGCGCACCCGCGGCCGCGGCCGCGCCCGCGCCCACGCGGATCCAGGTCATCGCCATCCCGCGCGCTCGGGTGTGGATCAACGGCACGTTCGTCGGCATGTCCCCGACGCCCGTGGTCCGGGTCGAGGGCACGAAGAAGGTCCAGGTGCTGCTGGAGCACGCCGCGCTGGGCCGCCACGAGACGACCACGACCCTGGATGCGGGGGAGACGACCCTCCTGACGGTGAGGTGGTAG
- the ogt gene encoding methylated-DNA--[protein]-cysteine S-methyltransferase has translation MPARLRFFIDSTPTPAGVALLVCDEEGRLRALDWEGYEARMQRLLRLHYGENGCVLETARDPAGRTSALQAYLRGELSAIEALPVETAGTPFQREVWRALRDIPAGTTTTYAQLAERIGRPKAVRAVGAANGANPVSIVVPCHRVVGANASLTGYAGGLERKRWLLEHERTHA, from the coding sequence ATGCCCGCACGCCTGCGCTTCTTCATTGATTCCACCCCAACACCCGCCGGCGTGGCGCTCCTCGTCTGCGATGAGGAAGGCCGCCTGCGCGCGCTGGACTGGGAGGGCTACGAGGCCCGCATGCAGCGGCTCCTGCGCCTGCACTACGGCGAGAACGGCTGCGTCCTCGAGACCGCGCGAGACCCTGCCGGCCGCACCTCCGCGCTCCAGGCCTATCTGCGCGGAGAGCTGTCCGCCATCGAGGCCCTTCCCGTGGAGACCGCGGGCACGCCGTTCCAGCGCGAGGTCTGGCGTGCCCTCCGGGACATCCCCGCTGGCACCACCACCACCTACGCCCAGCTCGCGGAGCGCATCGGCCGTCCCAAGGCCGTGCGCGCCGTGGGCGCGGCCAATGGCGCCAACCCCGTGAGCATCGTCGTCCCGTGTCACCGCGTCGTCGGTGCCAATGCCTCACTCACCGGCTATGCCGGTGGGCTGGAACGCAAGCGCTGGCTGCTCGAGCATGAGCGGACCCACGCTTGA